In Desulfatiglans sp., the genomic stretch AAATTAAGTTGGGAGTGGCACTCTTCTTTACCTGACTATTTGCGGACTGTTAAAGGAAAAAAATCTATTGGAGAAATTTTTATGGCAAAAAGACCATGGCATTCAATAATCAGACGTTCCCTGTCTAAATCTTTAAATGCCTTTTTATGCAGGATCATAAATACAAAAATAGAATATGATAAGATTGATGCAAAGGAGATAAACAGGATATTGATAATCAGGCTCAACCATCGTATTGGCAATGCCCTTTTTTTAACTCCTCTTATTAAGGCCCTGGAAAAAAAGTTGCCCAACGCCAAAATAGATCTCCTATTAGGGGCTGATTTCAGTGACCTAATAGGGAGAATGACTAATGTTAACAAAATCTATTGTGCCAATTCCCGCCTTATAAAAAGACCATTCAAGTTATTTGCTTTAATAAAAGAGCTGAATAAGAATGGGTATGATCTTACTATCTCTCCGGCAAAAAGTTCAGGAAGCAGTAATATTATGCAGGCATCTGTTAAAGCAAGATATAAATTAAGTTTTAGAGTGGAAAATATTATTAATTTCGCAAATATTGTTGTTGATTTACCTGAGACAAAACATGCCGCATTATTACCTTTAGCCGTGATGGAGGCATTTGCCGGAGAAAGATTAACCTATGAACCATACCTTGATATTTCACTATTTGATGATGAGAAAGCACAAGGTAAAGAGATATTAGCGCAGCTTATTGGTGAGGATAATATCGATGACAAGACAATAATAGGGATTTTTCGCGATGCCCGATATGAAAAAAAAATAGCTGATAAATACTGGCTGGAATATATCAATAAGTTATTAGCAACAGGGAATCCTTATATATTTGTGGATATAATAGCCCCCGACGGAAAGGCTGTCAGTGATGATATAAAATCGATTTCATTTGAAAATTTAAGAGAACTGGCATCTTTTATGGCTGCTTTGGATTTTTTTATCTGTGCAGACACCGGCCCCATGCATCTGGCATCAGCAGCAAAAACTAACATTATTGCCCTGTTTAATAATACATCCCCTGAAGCCTATGGACCTCTTGGTAAAAATGACAGGGTGATTGATATAAATAATAAAAATATGGATGAGGTTTTGGCTGAAACAGTATCTATTTTAAATTATTAGCTTTCAGCTTTCAGCTATCAGCTGTCAGCCTAATCTCTTTTTTATATGGTTATTGCTAAACACTAATTTAAATGAACACCTAAACCCTACTCCTTTCCCTGTGGCATTCCAGGCGGGGGCATCCTTCTCATGCCAGGCATTGATTGTCTGGAATTCAGATAATCTTCGAATTCCTGCATCTGGTCTTCAGATAGGATACTCTTTGCTGTTTCAATGTAAACAGTGTTCAGTATGGCATTATTCCCAGCCCCTTCATTCATTGGCCCCCTGCCGAATGGCGGCCCTCCCTGAACCATAAGAGTACTATCCTCTCTTCTTGTATCCGGGTCATTTTGTCTGGCATTATACAGGGCTTTAATCAGTTCATTTTGTTTTTCTTTATCAAGGCTGTTATCTTCAGCCATTACATTAAAGCCCATCAAGAGCATCCTTTCCTGTTCCGAATTCTGATATTCCTTGAAGGCATTAAGTTCATTAACCGACAAAACCTCTGATAATTTATTATCATATGTTGAGTTAATCTCCTCCATCTGCTGCATGAATGTTTCACTATCCATCATTTCAGGCGAAAACCCTCCTCTTCCAGGTCTGGGGAACCTGTTCATCATCTCCATGCGCATCTCGGAAAGCAGGTCATATAATCTGGTTTTGGTCTCTTCAGAGAGGTTGTTTTCCTCTACAAAGGCATCATATCGGTCTGATAAAAATGCCCTCTGGTTGTTCCTCATCTCAGGACTATTCATGAAATCAGATCTGTCAGGAAAATTAGCGCTATTCGTAGCCCTGTTTTCTACCTGGATCTCCTGTGTACCTGCAGTTGCTGCTGTTTTAGCTTTTTGAAGAGGAGT encodes the following:
- a CDS encoding glycosyltransferase family 9 protein, with translation MAKRPWHSIIRRSLSKSLNAFLCRIINTKIEYDKIDAKEINRILIIRLNHRIGNALFLTPLIKALEKKLPNAKIDLLLGADFSDLIGRMTNVNKIYCANSRLIKRPFKLFALIKELNKNGYDLTISPAKSSGSSNIMQASVKARYKLSFRVENIINFANIVVDLPETKHAALLPLAVMEAFAGERLTYEPYLDISLFDDEKAQGKEILAQLIGEDNIDDKTIIGIFRDARYEKKIADKYWLEYINKLLATGNPYIFVDIIAPDGKAVSDDIKSISFENLRELASFMAALDFFICADTGPMHLASAAKTNIIALFNNTSPEAYGPLGKNDRVIDINNKNMDEVLAETVSILNY